Proteins from a genomic interval of Burkholderia cepacia GG4:
- a CDS encoding energy transducer TonB family protein → MPPLPRPGVDRLRLAALVAVALLAGCTITPLPSLRHVLTIPSVIRSANLDQYRAEVARCVADHNPSGLSRGTPQAMLRSLVVVAFTVDGSGRLVNASVYRSNGDSEAEALALASLRRSAPLPPPPSKLLDGNGRLELMEGWLFNDDGHFQLQSTASAQAQSID, encoded by the coding sequence ATGCCCCCTCTTCCCCGCCCGGGCGTCGACCGGCTGCGTCTTGCCGCGCTGGTCGCCGTCGCGTTGCTTGCCGGCTGCACGATCACGCCGCTGCCGTCGCTGCGCCACGTGCTGACGATCCCGTCGGTCATACGCAGCGCGAATCTCGACCAGTACCGCGCGGAGGTTGCGCGGTGCGTCGCCGACCACAATCCGTCCGGCCTGTCGCGCGGAACGCCGCAGGCGATGCTCCGTTCGCTTGTCGTCGTAGCCTTCACCGTCGACGGCAGCGGCCGGCTCGTCAACGCGTCCGTCTATCGCAGCAACGGCGACAGCGAGGCGGAAGCGCTCGCGCTCGCATCGCTGCGACGCTCGGCACCGCTGCCGCCGCCGCCGTCGAAACTGCTCGACGGCAATGGCCGGCTCGAATTGATGGAAGGCTGGCTGTTCAACGACGACGGCCACTTCCAGTTGCAAAGCACCGCATCCGCGCAGGCGCAGTCGATCGACTGA
- a CDS encoding MFS transporter: MSASPPAVAHATGSAGAVSHRRIVFASFIGTAIEFYDFYVYATAAALVIGPVFFPHGSATAQALSAFVTFGIAFIARPIGSFLFGHFGDRIGRKSTLVASLLVMGVSTTAIGFVPGYDTIGALAPVLLCVLRFGQGIGLGGEWGGAALLATEHAPQGKRGWFGMFPQLGPSVGFLMSNGLFFTLALSLSDEQFRSWGWRIPFLVSAVLVALGLYVRLKITETPAFQAALDRNERVRVPVATLVSQHWQPTLLGALAMVVCYTLFYISTVFSLSYGVSALHIPRQSFLGLLCFAVVFMGLATPLSAWASDRFGRKPVLMVGSIAALLSGFAMEPLLGSGSMPLVALFLTLELFLMGVTFAPMGALLPELFPTNVRYTGAGVAYNLGGILGASIAPYIAQLLAARGGLSWVGGYVSAAAAISLIGVLLMRETRHSSLV, encoded by the coding sequence ATGTCCGCATCTCCCCCGGCCGTTGCACACGCAACCGGTTCGGCCGGCGCCGTCAGCCACCGGCGCATCGTGTTCGCGAGCTTCATCGGCACCGCGATCGAGTTCTACGATTTCTATGTCTACGCAACCGCCGCGGCACTCGTCATCGGCCCGGTGTTCTTCCCGCACGGCTCCGCGACCGCGCAGGCGCTGTCCGCATTCGTCACGTTCGGCATCGCGTTCATCGCTCGGCCGATCGGTTCGTTCCTGTTCGGTCACTTCGGCGACCGCATCGGCCGCAAGTCGACGCTCGTCGCGTCGCTGCTGGTGATGGGCGTGTCCACCACGGCGATCGGCTTCGTGCCCGGCTACGACACGATCGGCGCGCTCGCGCCGGTGCTGCTGTGCGTGCTGCGTTTCGGCCAGGGGATCGGCCTCGGCGGCGAATGGGGTGGCGCGGCGCTGCTCGCGACCGAGCACGCACCGCAAGGCAAGCGCGGCTGGTTCGGGATGTTTCCCCAGCTCGGGCCGTCGGTCGGCTTCCTGATGTCGAACGGTCTGTTCTTCACGCTCGCACTGTCGCTGTCCGACGAACAATTCCGCAGCTGGGGCTGGCGCATCCCGTTCCTCGTGAGCGCGGTGCTCGTCGCGCTCGGGCTGTACGTGCGGCTGAAGATCACCGAGACGCCCGCGTTCCAGGCCGCGCTCGACCGCAACGAGCGCGTGCGCGTGCCGGTCGCGACGCTCGTCTCGCAACACTGGCAGCCGACGCTGCTCGGCGCGCTCGCGATGGTGGTCTGCTATACGCTGTTCTACATCTCGACGGTGTTCTCGCTGTCGTACGGCGTGTCGGCGCTGCACATTCCGCGCCAGAGCTTCCTCGGCCTGCTGTGCTTCGCGGTCGTGTTCATGGGACTGGCGACGCCGCTGTCGGCATGGGCATCCGACCGCTTCGGCCGCAAGCCGGTGCTGATGGTGGGCTCGATCGCCGCGCTGCTGTCCGGTTTCGCGATGGAGCCGTTGCTCGGCAGCGGTTCGATGCCGCTCGTCGCGCTGTTCCTGACGCTCGAGCTGTTCCTGATGGGGGTGACGTTCGCGCCGATGGGTGCGCTGCTGCCGGAGCTGTTCCCGACCAACGTCCGCTATACGGGCGCGGGCGTCGCATACAACCTCGGCGGGATCCTCGGCGCGTCGATCGCGCCGTACATCGCGCAGTTGCTCGCGGCGCGCGGTGGCCTGTCGTGGGTCGGCGGCTATGTGTCGGCCGCGGCGGCGATCAGCCTGATCGGCGTGCTGCTGATGCGCGAAACCCGCCATTCATCGCTCGTCTGA